A window of the Virgibacillus pantothenticus genome harbors these coding sequences:
- a CDS encoding DeoR/GlpR family DNA-binding transcription regulator, which yields MKYDRLQEILKQLNNTGSVKVTDLSKRLNVTEETIRKDLATLEKEKKLKRVRGGAYQPKTLDKEVPVLLRETMFKEEKQIMANKCLKFIEDGDSIALDSSTTSLSIAALLNRTTLKITVISNSLDIANVLKDHKSIKLIIIGGNFRNVTHSFIGVNAQAVISRYLIDKAFISSSGISLHIGPTDYSEEESLIRKQFLQQSEQNFLVVDHTKFDFRTIHLIDDFSHISTIITDQKPSKEWIEFFQSNNMQLIY from the coding sequence ATGAAATATGACAGATTACAAGAAATTTTAAAACAACTCAATAATACTGGTAGCGTAAAAGTGACAGATTTGAGCAAACGGTTAAATGTAACAGAAGAAACGATCCGCAAAGATTTAGCAACTTTAGAGAAAGAAAAAAAATTAAAGCGCGTTCGTGGTGGAGCCTACCAACCCAAAACGCTTGATAAAGAAGTACCTGTGTTATTAAGAGAAACGATGTTTAAAGAAGAAAAGCAAATTATGGCTAATAAATGTTTGAAATTTATTGAAGATGGAGATTCCATTGCTTTAGACAGTTCTACAACATCATTATCGATCGCAGCATTATTAAACAGGACCACATTAAAAATTACAGTGATTTCCAATTCATTAGATATTGCAAACGTCTTAAAAGATCATAAGTCCATTAAATTAATTATTATTGGCGGTAACTTTAGAAATGTAACCCATTCTTTTATTGGCGTAAATGCCCAGGCTGTTATATCCAGATACTTAATTGACAAAGCATTCATAAGTAGTTCAGGCATTAGTCTACACATTGGTCCAACGGATTACAGCGAAGAAGAATCACTTATTAGAAAACAGTTTCTACAGCAATCAGAGCAAAACTTTTTAGTAGTGGACCACACAAAATTTGATTTTAGAACTATTCATTTAATTGATGACTTTTCTCATATTTCTACAATTATTACCGATCAAAAGCCATCTAAGGAATGGATTGAATTCTTTCAAAGTAATAATATGCAATTAATTTATTAA
- a CDS encoding Na+/H+ antiporter NhaC family protein, whose translation MQKNEEKNKTSNKGKFMGLVPLIIFLALYMLTGLVSGNFENMPLMIGILIASGIALMMSNKDNPTKLEERVTMFCKGGGDHTLILMVIIFILAGAFHGVASGMNAVDSVTNLGLSVLPSNLILPGLFIIGCVLSFSMGTSMGTVAALAPLAIDIADKTGCNIALVCGIVVGAAMFGDNLSFISDTTIAATRTQEISMKDKFKANVLMVLPAVVINLILLVFVPIDTVSISGSYEYNLINIIPYLLVIVLSLIGIQVITVMVTGIFAGMFIGLYHGDFTIIEFMKIAHDGMRGMEDMAIIAILVGGLVALMKYLGGIDWLLHTLTRKTKTARGGELSIAALVSLMDISTTNNTISIIAAGPLAKDISDEFGISRSRTASLLDVFSSAFNGLLPYAGQLLVIGGMAGVSPVSIMPYNWYSILMIVVGLISIAIGFPKGKDVKVN comes from the coding sequence ATGCAGAAAAACGAAGAAAAAAACAAAACTTCCAATAAAGGGAAATTTATGGGGCTTGTTCCGCTAATCATCTTTTTGGCTTTATATATGTTAACTGGTTTGGTCTCAGGTAATTTCGAAAATATGCCATTAATGATTGGAATATTAATTGCCTCAGGCATTGCATTAATGATGTCGAATAAAGACAACCCAACAAAGCTTGAAGAGCGTGTGACGATGTTTTGTAAAGGTGGCGGCGATCACACATTGATCTTAATGGTTATTATCTTTATTTTAGCTGGGGCATTTCATGGTGTAGCAAGTGGAATGAATGCTGTTGATTCAGTTACAAATTTAGGTTTAAGTGTTTTGCCATCTAATTTAATTTTACCAGGTTTGTTTATAATCGGTTGTGTACTCAGCTTCTCCATGGGAACGTCCATGGGAACGGTAGCGGCTTTGGCACCACTAGCGATTGATATAGCTGATAAAACCGGATGTAATATAGCGCTGGTATGTGGGATTGTTGTAGGGGCTGCCATGTTTGGCGATAACTTGTCTTTTATTTCTGATACAACTATTGCTGCAACCCGTACGCAAGAAATATCTATGAAAGATAAATTCAAAGCAAATGTTTTAATGGTTTTGCCGGCGGTAGTAATTAATTTAATATTATTGGTTTTTGTTCCTATTGATACTGTTTCAATCTCTGGTTCTTATGAATACAACTTGATAAACATTATTCCGTATCTGCTAGTTATTGTTTTGTCATTAATAGGTATTCAAGTAATTACAGTGATGGTTACAGGAATTTTTGCAGGTATGTTCATTGGTTTATACCATGGAGATTTTACGATTATTGAGTTCATGAAGATTGCTCATGATGGCATGAGGGGCATGGAAGATATGGCTATTATTGCTATTTTGGTTGGTGGACTCGTCGCATTGATGAAATATCTCGGAGGAATTGATTGGCTTCTTCATACACTTACTAGAAAAACGAAAACAGCACGTGGTGGAGAGTTATCTATTGCAGCTCTTGTTAGCCTAATGGATATTTCAACTACGAATAACACGATTTCGATTATAGCTGCAGGACCATTAGCAAAAGATATATCTGATGAATTCGGTATCTCGCGTTCACGTACAGCAAGTTTGTTAGATGTATTCTCTTCTGCTTTTAATGGTTTGTTACCTTATGCGGGGCAATTATTAGTAATTGGTGGAATGGCAGGAGTATCACCTGTTAGTATTATGCCGTACAACTGGTACTCTATTTTAATGATTGTAGTTGGGTTAATTTCTATTGCAATAGGTTTTCCAAAAGGGAAAGATGTAAAGGTTAACTAG
- the mtnK gene encoding S-methyl-5-thioribose kinase: MSKFTQHFLMSHKDVKEFVTEELELFSNHAKLTVSEIGDGNINYVFQVVDEKSGKSVVVKQADVLLRSSGRPLDISRNKIEADILKIQYDLVPEFIPEIYNYHETMSALTMEDISAFKNLRYELMDEQIFPNFAEEISTFLAKALLPTTDLCWDRHEKKELVKNFTNVDMCDISEDLVFTEPYYNYKDQNIIIEANQQFVEEHIYQNDALVSHVATLRHKYMNNAQALVHGDLHSGSIFINQEGIKVIDPEFAFYGPMGYDIGNVIGNLFFPLARAHYYNGDKQFQAWLELTIAEVYDQVKDKLTAVYNERVTLPIYTNATFKASYLAEVMADSLGYAGTEIIRRVIGDSKVKEVSEAPIGEERIAMERALLKMGIELITQRKEIVTGTELVRRFNMIMA, from the coding sequence ATGTCTAAATTTACACAGCATTTTTTAATGTCCCATAAAGATGTAAAAGAATTTGTGACGGAGGAGCTGGAGCTATTTTCTAATCATGCAAAACTTACGGTAAGTGAAATTGGCGATGGTAATATTAATTATGTGTTTCAAGTAGTCGATGAAAAATCAGGAAAGAGTGTCGTCGTGAAACAAGCGGACGTATTACTGCGATCTTCTGGTCGTCCGCTGGATATTTCACGAAACAAAATTGAAGCAGATATTTTAAAAATACAGTACGACTTAGTGCCGGAATTTATCCCGGAAATTTATAATTATCATGAAACGATGAGCGCACTAACGATGGAGGATATCTCTGCGTTTAAGAATTTACGTTATGAATTAATGGATGAACAAATCTTTCCGAATTTCGCAGAAGAAATAAGTACCTTTTTAGCAAAGGCGCTATTGCCAACAACGGATTTATGCTGGGATCGTCATGAGAAAAAAGAGCTGGTTAAGAATTTTACCAATGTAGATATGTGCGATATTAGTGAAGACCTTGTGTTTACAGAGCCGTATTATAACTACAAAGACCAAAATATTATTATTGAAGCTAACCAACAGTTTGTAGAAGAACATATTTATCAGAATGATGCATTAGTCAGTCATGTGGCAACACTGCGACACAAGTATATGAACAATGCCCAAGCTTTAGTACACGGAGATTTACATTCTGGCTCGATTTTTATTAACCAAGAGGGTATAAAAGTCATTGATCCGGAGTTTGCTTTCTATGGACCAATGGGCTACGATATCGGAAACGTCATTGGAAATTTATTCTTTCCATTAGCGCGTGCTCATTATTACAATGGAGATAAGCAGTTTCAAGCATGGTTAGAACTTACCATTGCTGAGGTTTATGATCAGGTAAAGGATAAACTTACAGCTGTTTATAATGAGCGAGTAACGTTGCCAATCTATACAAATGCAACATTTAAGGCGTCTTACCTAGCTGAAGTGATGGCTGATTCTTTAGGATATGCAGGAACAGAAATCATTCGTCGTGTCATCGGTGATTCCAAAGTAAAAGAAGTGTCAGAAGCGCCGATTGGAGAAGAGCGTATTGCTATGGAACGTGCACTGCTTAAGATGGGAATAGAATTAATTACACAACGGAAAGAGATAGTAACAGGTACGGAATTAGTCCGCCGTTTTAATATGATAATGGCTTAA
- a CDS encoding s-methyl-5-thioribose-1-phosphate isomerase — MQRADYDLPFLLTYENVAWYENGKVRILDRRIYPTEVRFVECTTHQEVAQAITDMVTQSAGPYTAAGMGMALAAYETRGKKEAEQVAFLEKAAHTLACARPTTANRMGKITKGCFEVGKAALAKGEDPIEAIFLSTVDSLNRRYSIMDQVGKHLIKLMPHNGKVLTQCFGETIVGTFLRAARSENKDLEIFCAETRPYLQGARLTSSCAIDLGFPTTVITDNMVAYVMEYKHIDVFTSAADSIARDGHIANKIGTNQIAIVGQHYEVPYYVTGIPDTDKQTKEDIVIEERDPKQVLAYRGIPNTLTGVQAIYPSFDITSPSRISGIVTDKGVYSPYDLATYFSEEQTRFY; from the coding sequence ATGCAACGTGCTGATTATGATTTGCCATTTTTATTAACATATGAGAATGTAGCTTGGTATGAGAATGGCAAAGTAAGAATATTAGATCGCCGGATTTATCCAACAGAAGTGCGGTTTGTCGAATGTACGACTCACCAAGAGGTTGCCCAGGCGATTACAGATATGGTGACGCAAAGCGCCGGACCATATACTGCAGCTGGTATGGGCATGGCGTTAGCAGCTTACGAAACGCGTGGGAAAAAAGAAGCAGAGCAAGTAGCTTTTTTGGAAAAAGCAGCTCACACGCTTGCTTGTGCTCGACCAACCACTGCCAATCGAATGGGAAAAATCACAAAGGGCTGCTTCGAGGTAGGAAAAGCGGCGTTAGCAAAGGGTGAGGACCCGATTGAAGCTATTTTTCTATCAACGGTAGATTCTTTGAATCGCCGGTATTCGATTATGGATCAAGTGGGTAAGCATTTAATCAAGTTGATGCCTCATAACGGAAAGGTCTTAACACAATGCTTCGGAGAAACTATAGTCGGCACCTTCCTGCGAGCTGCGAGATCAGAAAATAAAGATTTGGAGATTTTTTGTGCAGAAACACGTCCCTATTTGCAAGGTGCACGTTTAACTTCCAGCTGTGCAATTGATTTAGGCTTTCCAACAACGGTTATTACTGATAACATGGTAGCCTATGTAATGGAATATAAACATATTGATGTGTTTACGTCAGCAGCTGATTCGATCGCAAGGGATGGTCATATAGCCAATAAAATTGGTACCAATCAAATTGCTATTGTCGGTCAACATTATGAAGTTCCTTACTATGTTACAGGGATTCCAGATACAGATAAGCAGACGAAGGAAGATATTGTGATTGAAGAACGCGATCCAAAACAAGTGTTAGCGTATCGGGGAATCCCCAATACATTAACAGGAGTTCAAGCTATCTATCCGTCTTTTGATATTACTAGCCCATCGCGAATAAGCGGAATTGTGACAGATAAAGGTGTCTATTCTCCTTATGATTTAGCTACATATTTTTCTGAGGAGCAGACCCGTTTTTATTAA
- a CDS encoding L-fuculose-phosphate aldolase yields MSEDNTMKYVEKRKQIVEYGKKLLEEKLTTGTGGNISIFIREDQVMLISPSGIPYPDIKEEDIVLLNLEGEVLEGNRKPSSEYDMHRIFYQRTAHVNSVVHTHSEYATVFACLHEEILPLHYIIGSVGNKIRCCDYKTFGTYELAEEVFQTIGNDKGLLLGNHGVIAVGEDLPASFSVAKDIEFIAKLYYRARSIGKPVLLSDEALEEVVEKFDTYGQLRTYGQD; encoded by the coding sequence ATGAGTGAGGATAATACAATGAAATATGTTGAAAAACGGAAACAGATTGTGGAATATGGAAAGAAACTATTAGAAGAGAAGCTAACGACTGGAACCGGCGGAAATATTAGTATATTTATTCGCGAAGATCAAGTGATGCTGATTTCACCAAGCGGTATTCCTTATCCTGATATTAAAGAAGAAGATATCGTACTACTAAATCTTGAAGGTGAGGTGTTGGAAGGCAATCGTAAGCCTTCCAGTGAGTACGATATGCACCGCATTTTTTATCAACGGACAGCCCATGTGAACTCGGTGGTGCACACCCATTCGGAGTATGCGACCGTATTTGCTTGTTTACATGAGGAGATCTTGCCGCTACATTATATCATTGGATCAGTGGGCAATAAAATTCGCTGCTGTGATTATAAAACGTTCGGCACGTATGAATTAGCGGAAGAAGTTTTTCAAACGATAGGAAATGATAAAGGTTTGCTTCTTGGCAATCACGGTGTTATTGCAGTTGGCGAAGATTTACCTGCGTCTTTTTCAGTTGCGAAAGATATTGAATTTATTGCAAAGTTGTACTACCGTGCACGTAGTATAGGTAAGCCAGTCCTTTTATCAGATGAAGCACTTGAAGAGGTTGTTGAAAAATTTGATACGTACGGGCAATTAAGGACATACGGTCAAGATTAA
- a CDS encoding NADP-dependent oxidoreductase, giving the protein MKQQQLVLNERPNGLPNADTFAFKEINVENPGHEQLLLKTLYISVDPYMRGRMADGPSYIEPFQIGEPLSGGVVAQVVTSKSEQFQQGDIVTGMLNFQEYHVVEANQVRKVNTFGLRPSVALGPLGMPGLTAYFGMMHIGEPKQGETVVISGAAGAVGQVAGQLAKRAGAHVIGIVGSKEKANYITKTLGYDHAIEYKHGDVPRQLKEACPNGIDIYFENVGGEISDAVWPLLNTFARVPVCGAISSYNLEAGEYDIGIRVQTYLIKARAKMQGFLVGDYADHFKEAYEELGEAIASGELKYEETIREGFESIPDAFIGLFTGENIGKQLVKVAEQE; this is encoded by the coding sequence ATGAAACAACAACAGCTAGTTTTAAACGAACGCCCTAATGGATTGCCGAATGCTGATACGTTTGCATTTAAAGAGATTAACGTAGAGAATCCTGGTCATGAGCAGTTATTGCTAAAAACACTATATATTTCCGTTGATCCATATATGCGCGGGAGAATGGCAGATGGTCCTTCGTATATAGAGCCGTTCCAAATCGGAGAGCCGCTAAGCGGTGGTGTCGTGGCTCAAGTTGTCACTTCAAAAAGTGAGCAATTCCAACAAGGTGATATTGTCACTGGAATGCTGAACTTTCAAGAGTATCATGTGGTTGAGGCCAATCAAGTACGGAAGGTAAATACATTTGGCTTACGTCCAAGTGTTGCTCTTGGACCTTTAGGAATGCCGGGGTTGACAGCTTACTTTGGCATGATGCATATTGGCGAACCAAAACAAGGGGAAACAGTAGTCATTTCAGGCGCAGCGGGGGCAGTCGGTCAAGTGGCAGGGCAGCTGGCTAAGAGAGCAGGCGCTCACGTAATAGGGATTGTTGGTTCCAAGGAAAAAGCGAACTATATTACTAAAACATTAGGCTATGATCATGCGATTGAATACAAGCATGGAGATGTGCCCCGGCAATTGAAGGAAGCTTGTCCAAATGGGATCGATATATACTTTGAAAACGTTGGTGGAGAAATTTCCGACGCTGTATGGCCGTTATTAAATACATTTGCACGTGTACCAGTATGTGGTGCCATTTCTTCTTATAATTTAGAAGCAGGAGAATATGATATCGGCATTCGAGTACAGACATATTTGATTAAAGCTAGGGCCAAAATGCAAGGTTTTTTAGTAGGGGATTATGCGGATCACTTTAAGGAAGCATATGAAGAATTAGGAGAAGCAATAGCCAGTGGAGAGTTAAAATATGAAGAGACTATAAGAGAAGGGTTTGAATCAATTCCTGATGCGTTTATCGGCTTATTTACAGGTGAGAACATCGGGAAGCAACTGGTGAAAGTAGCAGAACAAGAGTAA
- a CDS encoding AAA family ATPase: MQIKDELPESIKEQLQHYQTNTTTYTALIRKGGYMPPNKEIVTDAITALLLGKNILLKGPTGAGKTKFAETLSNLFQQPMFSINSSVDIDAESLLGFKTLNYEGEKQVIEFIPGPVINAMEHGTFLYIDEINMAKPETLPIINGVLDYRRSITNPFTNEIVTASTGFNVIAAINEGYVGTVPLNEALKNRFIVIEIPYIQGEQLKQLIFRNTQLTDETVVDLFVKLSNDLIQAVAQGKIAEDGASIRALLDACDLSKHIPARRAIQRAIADKLDEDREREFIMSLAETLFS, translated from the coding sequence ATGCAAATCAAAGACGAACTACCAGAAAGCATAAAAGAGCAATTACAACATTACCAAACAAATACCACAACTTATACAGCATTAATCAGGAAAGGTGGCTATATGCCGCCGAATAAGGAAATAGTCACTGATGCTATCACAGCTCTTTTATTGGGAAAAAACATTTTACTAAAAGGTCCAACTGGAGCCGGGAAAACAAAGTTTGCTGAGACATTATCCAATCTGTTTCAACAGCCCATGTTTAGCATCAACTCCTCGGTTGATATAGATGCAGAAAGCTTGCTTGGCTTTAAAACACTTAATTATGAGGGAGAAAAGCAAGTGATCGAATTTATCCCTGGTCCGGTGATAAATGCGATGGAGCATGGAACTTTTTTATATATCGATGAAATTAATATGGCAAAGCCAGAGACACTTCCAATTATAAATGGCGTGCTTGACTACCGACGTTCGATTACGAATCCTTTTACAAATGAGATTGTTACTGCAAGTACTGGATTTAACGTTATTGCTGCAATTAATGAAGGTTATGTAGGTACTGTTCCATTAAATGAGGCACTAAAAAACAGATTTATTGTTATTGAAATTCCTTATATTCAAGGAGAGCAACTAAAGCAGTTAATTTTCCGTAATACACAGCTGACTGACGAGACGGTGGTTGATTTATTTGTAAAATTGTCCAATGATCTTATTCAAGCGGTAGCTCAAGGGAAAATTGCAGAGGATGGAGCTTCTATTCGTGCCTTATTAGATGCTTGCGATTTAAGTAAACATATACCTGCTAGACGTGCTATTCAACGGGCGATCGCTGATAAATTGGATGAAGATCGTGAACGGGAATTTATCATGAGTTTAGCGGAAACATTATTTAGTTAG
- a CDS encoding vWA domain-containing protein: MYRFHHNTIDTDLFRQLQDLAAVLSGIPDLKFIYRFGSYIDLVDREVTASRTWDTAKREYQVAGLKTDIYLRTIGSLFYTNVQAMQQYVETLSGLSLSKFGGQLFALLEDIRLEERIKQERPGTREEFAIRKRYLKHQFDNDRAAHVTRGLALDELFCLIYLRIQSDVAEPSFPRATFKQLEQLEKLAPYLFAVFEAKNTRDIARISLDILKELSANNYIDMLHDYFVLPISHVDAFSKNTLFDELTRTDPLENDDKEELDEDKNEYIDETFSTWHRENENSNRKQTFLQFELEVGTKTNMKGSGARETEDGDQAMGTIHGASGQTKNKDYSDLESLDKQENKQGKRDQDKYGEENKDAVKLIKRTVTPTESDLSLYDKYVDDVEPYKRKLANILKKALEHKQNAPRKDIMAGRLSRKLLPIFLDEKPRIFYKKNEEAKEFDAAFTLLVDCSASMYGKMEETKRGIVLFHEVLKAFHIPHSIIGFWEDAMEVKEHYQPNYFHVIHSFTDSFYAFNGPKIMQLEPQEDNRDGFSIRVATEELAARREKNKFLLVFSDGEPAAANYNQNGIVDTNLAVIEARKQGIEVIGTFLADGEIDELEDQLMQNIYGRERILVPNVAELPNHFAPLIKKLLLKTL, translated from the coding sequence ATGTATCGATTTCATCATAACACCATAGACACCGATTTATTTCGTCAGTTACAAGACTTGGCTGCTGTTTTATCAGGAATCCCCGATCTCAAATTTATCTATCGGTTTGGTTCGTATATTGACCTAGTCGATCGAGAAGTAACTGCAAGCAGAACTTGGGATACTGCAAAAAGGGAATATCAAGTAGCCGGCTTGAAAACAGATATTTACTTACGAACAATCGGCTCGCTCTTTTATACAAATGTACAGGCAATGCAACAATACGTAGAGACATTAAGCGGTTTGTCATTGTCTAAATTTGGTGGACAATTATTTGCTTTATTAGAAGATATACGGCTCGAGGAGAGAATTAAGCAGGAGCGCCCTGGCACGAGGGAGGAATTTGCTATAAGAAAACGCTATTTAAAGCATCAATTTGACAATGACCGTGCTGCCCATGTAACGAGGGGGCTTGCTCTTGATGAATTATTCTGTTTAATTTATTTGCGCATCCAGTCTGATGTTGCAGAGCCGAGTTTTCCAAGAGCGACCTTTAAGCAGCTTGAACAACTCGAAAAGCTTGCCCCATATTTATTTGCAGTCTTTGAAGCGAAAAACACGCGCGATATTGCGCGAATTTCGCTCGACATCCTGAAAGAATTGTCGGCTAATAATTATATCGACATGCTTCACGATTATTTTGTACTTCCAATCAGCCATGTCGATGCTTTTTCCAAAAATACATTATTTGATGAATTAACTCGAACGGACCCATTGGAAAATGACGACAAAGAAGAGCTGGATGAAGACAAAAACGAATATATTGACGAAACGTTTTCGACATGGCACAGAGAAAACGAGAACAGCAACCGCAAGCAAACTTTTCTGCAGTTTGAACTAGAGGTTGGAACGAAAACCAATATGAAGGGAAGTGGGGCAAGGGAAACAGAAGATGGCGATCAAGCTATGGGAACGATACATGGGGCTTCAGGTCAAACCAAAAACAAAGATTACTCGGATCTAGAGTCACTAGATAAGCAGGAAAATAAGCAAGGGAAACGCGATCAAGATAAATATGGAGAAGAGAATAAAGATGCAGTAAAGCTGATTAAACGAACTGTAACCCCAACAGAATCAGACTTATCCCTATATGATAAATATGTGGATGATGTCGAGCCATATAAGCGAAAGCTGGCAAATATACTAAAAAAGGCGTTGGAGCATAAACAGAACGCTCCTAGAAAAGATATTATGGCTGGACGTTTATCTAGAAAACTGTTGCCCATTTTCCTTGATGAGAAACCGCGAATTTTCTATAAAAAGAACGAGGAGGCAAAGGAGTTTGATGCCGCATTTACGTTATTAGTTGATTGTTCGGCTTCCATGTATGGGAAAATGGAGGAAACAAAGCGTGGAATTGTGTTGTTTCACGAAGTATTAAAAGCTTTTCATATTCCTCATTCCATTATTGGTTTTTGGGAAGATGCAATGGAAGTGAAGGAGCATTATCAACCAAACTATTTTCATGTGATTCATTCTTTTACGGACTCTTTTTATGCATTTAACGGTCCTAAGATAATGCAACTTGAACCCCAAGAGGATAATCGCGATGGGTTTAGTATTCGTGTAGCCACGGAGGAGCTTGCCGCCAGACGAGAAAAGAATAAATTTTTACTTGTTTTTTCAGACGGAGAGCCAGCCGCTGCAAACTATAATCAAAATGGAATTGTGGATACGAATTTAGCAGTAATAGAGGCAAGGAAGCAAGGAATAGAAGTAATTGGTACGTTTCTGGCCGACGGAGAGATTGATGAGCTTGAGGATCAATTGATGCAAAATATTTATGGAAGGGAAAGGATACTTGTTCCAAACGTAGCAGAGCTGCCCAATCATTTTGCACCACTTATAAAAAAGTTGCTTTTAAAGACGCTTTAG
- a CDS encoding efflux RND transporter periplasmic adaptor subunit — protein MSKTRKRLQMIAVALFIGVNILLVYMDDDGKVDRIAYVSHWTAVFQSDLEKKIHTTGVLASAQENHVYFDPSTGSFEAFAVEEGSSVQAGDALFSYKVARYQEAMSKLLEKRTQLEEELAAVEQAMTQMTALQIPEVNLEADAGLEWTEEVLKITIPQDPVQANLVKQQFLLEKEKEAAQKQAALASVDRQLAELEETGDTITVESPYEGIITQLSEQLNDPIITVSGTELHVAGELTEQERVYVKKNLPVDMEVMELNKSLTGTVTQVSETPKEEAAAKTSSIYPFIIELKRANEQDAARDSADETEDNEQDKKTKDKKMEDQEQLQSATERELLSGYHVDIDIITDTSEEAPVLNEAAIFQKDAWKMTESGKVIRQQLTTGIEEGDRIEITSGLDIGDKVALQPESQLRSQAAFITPLKWENGFKRTMSPKGMNWFEFFVTGIVSR, from the coding sequence ATGTCAAAAACAAGAAAGCGATTGCAAATGATTGCTGTTGCCTTATTTATCGGTGTGAATATTCTCTTGGTTTATATGGATGATGATGGGAAAGTAGACCGCATTGCATATGTTTCTCATTGGACAGCGGTTTTTCAATCTGATTTGGAAAAGAAAATACATACTACAGGTGTGTTAGCATCTGCACAAGAAAATCACGTATATTTTGATCCATCAACTGGGAGCTTTGAAGCTTTTGCAGTGGAAGAAGGGAGTTCGGTGCAAGCTGGTGATGCGCTATTTTCCTATAAAGTAGCTCGTTATCAAGAAGCAATGTCCAAATTGCTGGAAAAGAGAACTCAGTTGGAAGAAGAACTAGCAGCCGTTGAACAAGCAATGACGCAAATGACAGCGTTGCAAATACCTGAAGTTAATTTAGAAGCGGATGCGGGTCTGGAATGGACAGAGGAAGTGCTTAAAATTACGATTCCCCAAGACCCTGTTCAGGCAAATTTAGTAAAGCAGCAGTTTTTGTTGGAAAAGGAAAAAGAAGCAGCACAGAAGCAAGCTGCATTGGCGAGTGTGGACAGGCAATTAGCTGAGCTTGAGGAAACGGGTGATACGATTACAGTTGAAAGTCCATATGAAGGGATAATAACGCAGCTTTCGGAACAATTAAATGATCCAATTATCACTGTTTCTGGTACGGAATTGCATGTGGCGGGGGAACTAACGGAACAAGAAAGAGTTTATGTTAAAAAGAACCTACCTGTCGATATGGAGGTTATGGAGTTGAACAAGTCATTAACTGGAACAGTAACACAAGTGAGTGAAACACCAAAGGAAGAAGCTGCTGCAAAAACCTCCAGTATCTATCCGTTTATCATTGAGCTAAAGAGGGCTAATGAACAAGATGCAGCTAGGGATAGTGCAGACGAAACGGAAGATAATGAACAGGATAAAAAAACAAAGGATAAGAAAATGGAAGACCAAGAGCAGCTTCAATCTGCGACAGAAAGAGAATTGTTATCAGGATATCATGTGGATATAGACATCATAACAGATACTTCAGAAGAAGCTCCTGTACTAAACGAAGCAGCGATCTTTCAAAAAGATGCTTGGAAGATGACGGAAAGTGGTAAGGTTATACGTCAGCAACTAACGACAGGTATTGAGGAAGGAGACAGGATTGAAATAACATCAGGACTAGATATAGGAGATAAAGTAGCTTTACAGCCGGAAAGCCAGTTACGTTCACAAGCTGCATTTATTACACCTTTAAAATGGGAGAATGGATTCAAGAGAACGATGTCGCCAAAGGGTATGAATTGGTTTGAGTTTTTCGTGACGGGGATAGTAAGCAGATAA